The Diceros bicornis minor isolate mBicDic1 chromosome 15, mDicBic1.mat.cur, whole genome shotgun sequence genome has a window encoding:
- the LOC131415089 gene encoding palmitoyltransferase ZDHHC19-like: protein MFLNISDPGILHQGELSGPWEKEASDAAGRPSPRQQQCDEGLLPLPNPLPMPGSNEQGPRTVRVVWAKHIAFRLQWCPQCCFHRPPRTYHCPWCNICVEDFDHHCRWVNNCIGHRNLGLFILLLLCLCLYLGSMLVTCMVFLLRTTHLPFSIDKVIAYPPGCRVHLASCGQGEDSRRAGSRGRLVGSIVVVVPAAGFLVPLLVLLLMKARSVSTAQRSYEDKVHCVEGLVSARLRIRYFEGRAWR from the exons GCCAGTGATGCTGCGGGGCGGCCCTCACCCCGGCAGCAGCAGTGTGACGAAGGGCTCCTGCCGCTGCCCAATCCTCTTCCCATGCCAGGCTCCAACGAACAGGGCCCCAGGACGGTGCGTGTGGTTTGGGCGAAGCACATAGCCTTCCGCCTGCAGTGGTGCCCACAGTGCTGCTTCCACCGCCCGCCGCGGACCTACCACTGCCCCTGGTGCAACATCTGTGTGGAG GACTTCGACCACCACTGCAGGTGGGTGAACAATTGCATAGGTCACCGGAACTTGGGCTTGTTCATCCTGCTCCTCCTGTGCCTATGCTTGTACTTGGGCTCCATGCTTGTCACCTGCATGGTCTTCCTCCTGCGCACCACCCACCTGCCCTTCTCCATTGACAAGGTCATCGCGTATCCACCAGGCTGCAGGGTCCACTTGGCGAGCTGTGGGCAGGGCGAGGACAGCCGAAGGGCGGGGTCCCGGGGGCGG CTCGTGGGCAGCATCGTCGTAGTGGTCCCCGCTGCCGGCTTCCTGGTGCCTCTCTTGGTGCTTCTGCTGATGAAGGCCAGGTCGGTGAGCACCGCCCAGCGCTCCTACGAGGACAAG gtgCACTGTGTCGAGGGCCTAGTGAGTGCTAGGCTGCGCATCCGTTATTTTGAAGGCCGGGCATGGAGGTGA